A stretch of the Mycobacterium sp. ITM-2016-00317 genome encodes the following:
- a CDS encoding carboxylesterase/lipase family protein, with product MTADASPRSSAVARPVVDTTNGPVRGVDDGTVRSWRAVRYAAAPVGELRWRAPQAPPRWSEPADAGRVGPVCPQPTDPKIPIDLGAPQGEDFLTLNVWAPPGTQPGDGKPVLVWVHGGAYILGSASQPLYHGRALATGGDAVVVTVNYRLGALGFLELSTLGGGSERFATNLGLRDVLAALEWVRDNIAAFGGDPGRVTLFGESAGGGIVTSLLASPAAAGLFSKGIAQSAPATSIYDLSRAQRIAERFLDVLGAGRDDLHRLADAPVDALVAASRVVFDEVPVRTPGRLAFAPTVDGDLLPDYPVHAARKGLTHPVPLIIGTNKNEAALFRYMKSPLLPIAPEAIKAMFAEIEAEQPGLPLPGHDTLKGTYRGRGKAHGLRLTSDLGFRMPSIWFADGHRSVAPVYLYRFDFATPLLRAVRMNAAHATELPFVWGNFGKGRKDPTFALGGRKAGMAVSERMRARWVNFAATGEPDAGDAPPWRPYGAEDRATLVIDKQDTVVDDLDAGVRRAWGEDVLSFL from the coding sequence ATGACCGCGGACGCATCCCCCCGCAGTTCAGCAGTTGCCCGCCCCGTCGTGGACACCACCAACGGACCTGTCCGGGGCGTCGACGACGGCACCGTCAGGTCCTGGCGCGCCGTCCGCTACGCGGCCGCGCCGGTCGGGGAGTTGCGGTGGCGGGCGCCCCAGGCGCCCCCGCGCTGGTCAGAGCCCGCCGACGCCGGCCGGGTGGGGCCAGTGTGCCCCCAGCCCACCGACCCGAAGATCCCGATCGACCTCGGCGCCCCGCAGGGTGAGGACTTCCTGACGCTGAACGTGTGGGCGCCCCCGGGCACCCAGCCCGGCGACGGCAAACCGGTCCTGGTGTGGGTGCACGGTGGCGCCTACATTCTCGGCTCGGCCAGCCAGCCGCTCTACCACGGCCGGGCGCTGGCCACCGGCGGAGACGCCGTCGTGGTGACCGTGAACTACCGCCTCGGCGCACTCGGCTTCCTGGAACTGTCCACGCTCGGCGGTGGCAGTGAACGCTTCGCGACCAACCTCGGGCTGCGCGACGTGCTGGCCGCGCTGGAGTGGGTGCGTGACAACATCGCCGCGTTCGGCGGTGACCCCGGCCGGGTCACCCTGTTCGGCGAGTCCGCCGGCGGCGGCATCGTGACCTCGCTGCTGGCCAGCCCCGCCGCGGCCGGACTGTTCAGCAAGGGGATCGCGCAGAGCGCACCGGCCACCTCCATCTACGACCTCAGCCGTGCGCAACGGATCGCCGAACGCTTCCTCGACGTGCTCGGCGCCGGCCGCGACGATCTGCACCGGCTCGCCGACGCCCCGGTCGACGCGCTGGTCGCCGCGTCCCGCGTGGTGTTCGACGAGGTGCCGGTGCGCACCCCCGGCAGGCTGGCGTTCGCGCCGACCGTGGACGGCGACCTCCTGCCGGACTACCCGGTGCACGCGGCCCGCAAGGGTCTGACCCACCCGGTGCCGCTGATCATCGGCACCAACAAGAACGAGGCCGCGCTGTTCCGGTACATGAAGTCGCCGCTGCTGCCGATCGCGCCCGAAGCCATCAAGGCGATGTTCGCCGAGATCGAGGCCGAACAGCCCGGCCTGCCGTTGCCCGGCCACGACACCCTCAAAGGCACCTACCGTGGGCGCGGCAAGGCCCACGGCCTCAGACTGACCAGCGACCTCGGGTTCCGGATGCCGTCGATCTGGTTCGCCGACGGGCACCGGTCGGTCGCGCCGGTGTACCTGTACCGCTTCGACTTCGCGACCCCGCTGCTGCGCGCGGTCCGCATGAATGCCGCGCATGCGACCGAATTGCCGTTCGTCTGGGGCAATTTCGGCAAGGGCCGGAAGGATCCGACCTTCGCCCTCGGCGGGCGCAAGGCCGGGATGGCGGTGTCCGAGCGGATGCGGGCACGGTGGGTCAACTTCGCCGCCACCGGCGAACCCGACGCCGGTGACGCTCCGCCGTGGCGGCCGTACGGCGCCGAGGACCGTGCGACGCTGGTGATCGACAAGCAGGACACGGTGGTCGACGACCTCGACGCCGGCGTCCGCCGGGCCTGGGGCGAAGACGTCCTGAGCTTCCTGTAG
- a CDS encoding sterol desaturase family protein, producing the protein MREPVLFAIPFFLLLLIIEWTAARKLEHADPEDASPAAGAYHTRDSWTSISMGLVSMATMSAWKLLALLGYAAIYAYLAPWQLSASQWYTWVIALVGVDLLFYLYHRMAHRVRLVWATHQAHHSSEYFNFATALRQKWNNSGEILMWIPLPLLGVPPWMVFFAFSVSLIYQFWIHTERIGKLWRPVEFVFNTPSHHRVHHGMDQLYLDRNYGGVLIIWDRMFGTFQPEVHRPRYGLTKPVNTFNIWKLQTHEYVAIARDLRAARGWRAKLGHVFGPPGWQPPVTSGTGTAAHART; encoded by the coding sequence ATGCGCGAGCCGGTGCTGTTCGCGATCCCGTTCTTCCTGCTGCTGTTGATCATCGAGTGGACCGCCGCGCGCAAGCTCGAGCACGCCGACCCGGAAGACGCGAGCCCGGCCGCCGGCGCCTACCACACCCGGGACTCGTGGACGAGCATCTCGATGGGGCTGGTGTCGATGGCCACCATGAGCGCGTGGAAGTTGCTGGCGCTGTTGGGCTATGCCGCGATCTATGCCTATCTCGCGCCGTGGCAGCTGTCCGCGTCGCAGTGGTACACCTGGGTGATCGCGCTCGTCGGCGTCGACCTGCTGTTCTACCTGTATCACCGGATGGCGCACCGGGTTCGGCTGGTCTGGGCGACACACCAGGCCCACCACTCCAGCGAGTACTTCAACTTCGCGACCGCGCTGCGGCAGAAGTGGAACAACAGCGGCGAGATCCTGATGTGGATCCCGTTGCCACTGTTGGGAGTGCCGCCGTGGATGGTGTTCTTCGCGTTCTCGGTCAGCCTGATCTACCAGTTCTGGATCCACACCGAGCGGATCGGAAAGCTCTGGCGGCCGGTCGAATTCGTGTTCAACACACCGTCGCACCATCGCGTGCACCACGGTATGGACCAGCTCTACCTGGACCGGAACTACGGCGGCGTCCTGATCATCTGGGACCGCATGTTCGGCACCTTCCAGCCCGAGGTGCACCGGCCGCGCTACGGCCTGACCAAGCCGGTGAACACGTTCAACATCTGGAAACTGCAGACCCACGAGTACGTCGCGATCGCCCGCGACCTGCGCGCCGCACGCGGGTGGCGGGCCAAACTCGGCCACGTCTTCGGGCCGCCGGGATGGCAGCCACCCGTCACGTCCGGGACCGGGACAGCCGCGCATGCCAGGACGTAG
- a CDS encoding FAD-dependent oxidoreductase — protein sequence MQTVFDAHVDPALVDRSLATSTHGSVWLDIARPQFPPPSGPVTCDLLVIGGGYTGLWSALHAARRHPDRRVVLIEADRIGWAASGRNGGFVEASLTHGYENGKSRWPDELDTLERMGLENLDGMQGEIAELGLDVEWERTGMLTVATEPHQVQWLTEAAADGQGQFLDRTQVRDQVDSPTYRAGLFSADTCAIVNPAKLALELARACREVGVEVFEHTTATRIDSGGAALRVHTDGPAITCRQVVLATNVFPSLLRRNRLYTVPVYDYVLATEPLTDAQLARVGWGGRQGIGDSANQFHYYRLTRDNRIVWGGYDAVYHFGRKVKSAYEDRPETYRRLAAHFFVTFPQFDDVTFTHRWAGAIDTNTRFCAHWGLAREGRVAYVNGFTGLGVGATRFAADVCLDLLDGTPTPRTELEMVRRKPLPFPPEPLASAGIQATRWSLDRADHSAGRRNLLLKALDAAGLGFDS from the coding sequence GTGCAGACAGTCTTCGACGCCCACGTCGACCCCGCGCTGGTGGACCGGTCGCTGGCCACCAGCACCCACGGTTCGGTGTGGCTGGACATCGCGCGCCCGCAGTTCCCGCCGCCGTCGGGCCCCGTCACCTGCGACCTGCTGGTCATCGGCGGCGGCTACACCGGTCTGTGGAGCGCGCTGCACGCGGCCCGCCGCCACCCCGACCGGCGCGTCGTCCTCATCGAGGCCGACCGCATCGGCTGGGCCGCCTCGGGACGCAACGGCGGCTTCGTCGAGGCCAGCCTGACCCACGGCTACGAGAACGGGAAGTCGCGCTGGCCCGACGAACTCGACACCCTCGAGCGGATGGGCCTGGAGAATCTCGACGGCATGCAGGGCGAGATCGCCGAGCTGGGCCTGGACGTCGAGTGGGAACGCACGGGCATGCTGACCGTGGCCACCGAACCGCACCAGGTGCAGTGGCTGACCGAGGCCGCTGCCGACGGGCAGGGACAGTTCCTCGATCGCACCCAGGTCCGCGACCAGGTCGACTCGCCCACCTACCGGGCGGGCCTGTTCAGCGCCGACACGTGCGCGATCGTCAACCCGGCCAAGCTGGCCCTGGAGCTGGCCCGCGCCTGCCGGGAGGTCGGCGTCGAGGTGTTCGAGCACACCACCGCGACGCGGATCGACTCCGGGGGAGCCGCGCTGCGGGTGCACACCGACGGACCCGCGATCACCTGCCGCCAGGTGGTGCTGGCCACCAACGTGTTTCCCAGCCTGCTGCGCCGCAACAGGCTCTACACCGTGCCGGTCTACGACTACGTGCTGGCCACCGAGCCGCTGACCGACGCGCAACTGGCCCGCGTCGGCTGGGGCGGCAGGCAGGGTATCGGCGACAGCGCCAACCAATTCCACTACTACCGCCTGACCCGGGACAACCGGATCGTCTGGGGCGGCTATGACGCCGTCTACCACTTCGGCCGGAAGGTGAAGTCGGCCTACGAGGACCGGCCGGAGACTTACCGCCGGCTCGCGGCGCACTTCTTCGTCACGTTCCCGCAGTTCGACGACGTCACGTTCACCCACCGCTGGGCGGGCGCGATCGACACCAACACGCGGTTCTGCGCGCACTGGGGACTCGCACGGGAGGGGCGCGTCGCATACGTCAACGGGTTCACCGGGCTCGGCGTCGGGGCGACGCGGTTCGCCGCCGACGTCTGTCTGGACCTGCTCGACGGCACACCGACGCCGCGCACCGAACTGGAGATGGTGCGCCGCAAGCCGCTGCCGTTCCCGCCCGAGCCGTTGGCCAGCGCGGGCATCCAGGCCACCCGCTGGTCACTCGATCGCGCCGACCATTCCGCCGGTCGGCGCAACCTGCTGCTCAAGGCCCTCGACGCGGCAGGGCTGGGCTTCGACTCCTGA
- a CDS encoding nitroreductase/quinone reductase family protein: MTVRYDAPGPGARMFNTVVRRLAEAGISIQGSTAIRVAGRTSGRLRGVVVNLMTIDGRRYLVSPRGNTQWARNARAAGQVQTGPRWRSHTHALVEVDDDAKPELLKRYLDRWFWQVKGHVGGLTPESTADELRAAAPSIPVFELR; this comes from the coding sequence ATGACAGTCCGCTACGACGCCCCCGGGCCGGGGGCCCGCATGTTCAACACCGTCGTCCGTCGCCTCGCCGAGGCCGGGATCAGCATCCAGGGCAGCACCGCGATCCGGGTTGCCGGCCGCACCTCCGGCCGGCTGCGCGGGGTGGTGGTCAACCTGATGACCATCGACGGCCGGCGCTACCTGGTCTCCCCGCGGGGCAACACACAGTGGGCGCGCAACGCCCGTGCGGCCGGGCAGGTGCAGACCGGACCGCGGTGGCGGTCGCACACCCATGCCCTGGTCGAGGTCGACGACGATGCGAAGCCCGAACTGCTCAAGCGTTACCTGGACCGGTGGTTCTGGCAGGTCAAAGGCCACGTCGGGGGTCTCACCCCCGAGTCGACCGCCGATGAGTTGCGCGCGGCCGCGCCGTCGATCCCGGTGTTCGAGCTCCGCTAG
- a CDS encoding TetR/AcrR family transcriptional regulator has translation MGKRQDARDRLERRIVELGRARLATDGAAGLSLRAIARDLGMVSSAVYRYVASRDELLTLLLVDAYTELADSVEQARDAASGGWRHQLTAMARAAREWAVQRPAVWALLYGSPVPGYRAPRDETVGPGTRVVGALLEVVCAGVAAGDIPSPGDAAPQPLSADFDGLRKEFGVALDDAVMARSMVLWATLVGAISLEVFGQYGPDTFSEPSALFDAQVALLSDLLEQRAPGQNN, from the coding sequence GTGGGCAAGCGACAGGACGCCAGGGACCGCCTCGAGCGCCGGATCGTCGAACTCGGACGCGCACGGCTGGCGACCGACGGCGCGGCGGGACTGTCGCTGCGTGCGATCGCCCGCGACCTCGGCATGGTGTCCTCCGCGGTCTATCGATACGTCGCGAGTCGGGACGAACTGCTCACCCTGCTGCTGGTCGACGCCTACACCGAGCTCGCCGATTCCGTCGAGCAGGCCCGCGACGCAGCGAGTGGGGGATGGCGGCACCAGCTGACGGCGATGGCGCGGGCCGCGCGGGAATGGGCGGTGCAGCGGCCGGCCGTCTGGGCGCTGCTCTACGGCAGCCCGGTCCCCGGCTATCGCGCGCCGCGCGACGAGACCGTCGGGCCCGGCACCCGCGTGGTCGGGGCGTTGCTGGAGGTGGTTTGCGCGGGCGTCGCCGCCGGTGACATCCCTTCGCCGGGCGATGCTGCACCGCAACCGCTTTCGGCGGACTTCGACGGCCTGCGCAAGGAGTTCGGGGTCGCGCTCGACGACGCCGTGATGGCCAGAAGCATGGTTTTATGGGCGACGCTGGTCGGCGCGATCAGCCTCGAGGTGTTCGGCCAGTACGGGCCGGACACGTTCTCCGAGCCCTCGGCGCTGTTCGACGCCCAGGTGGCGCTGCTGTCCGATCTGCTCGAACAGCGCGCTCCGGGTCAGAACAACTGA
- a CDS encoding VOC family protein has translation MLDQTPVQIAWVTDDLAATETALTSLLGARTWVRMPGVHFGPDTCTYRGRPADHVADISLSYAGDTQLEVISPVSGQSIYREFLDRCGPGLHHVCRAFDAAGFDDAVARADIVMAGTMPGGMRFAYASAADAGVPFIEFAHVPTEIQALFDHIKQEQQK, from the coding sequence ATGCTTGACCAGACACCTGTCCAGATTGCCTGGGTGACCGACGACCTCGCCGCCACCGAGACGGCGCTGACGTCGCTCCTGGGTGCCCGGACCTGGGTGCGCATGCCCGGAGTGCATTTCGGTCCGGACACCTGCACCTACCGCGGCAGGCCCGCCGACCACGTCGCCGACATCTCGCTGAGCTACGCCGGTGACACCCAACTCGAGGTCATCTCCCCGGTCAGCGGGCAGAGCATCTACCGGGAGTTCCTCGACCGGTGCGGACCCGGACTGCACCACGTGTGCCGGGCGTTCGACGCTGCGGGCTTCGACGACGCGGTGGCCCGGGCCGACATCGTCATGGCAGGCACGATGCCGGGCGGCATGAGGTTCGCCTATGCAAGCGCGGCGGACGCGGGAGTACCGTTCATCGAATTCGCTCACGTGCCAACGGAAATTCAGGCGCTTTTCGACCACATCAAACAGGAGCAGCAGAAGTGA
- a CDS encoding FAD-binding protein: MQHIPDTVPVGDVTSWSDEADVVVIGFGIAGGCAAVSAAAAGARVLVLEKAAAAGGTTSMAGGHFYLGGGTAVQQATGHEDSAEEMYKYLVSQSRDPEHDKIRAYCEGSVEHFNWLEGLGFQFERSYYPGKVVVPPGTEGLSYTGNEKVWPFCDQARPAPRGHSVPVPGELGGASMVIDLLLKRAAELGVQIRYETGATALVTGDDGAVVGVRWKHFTETGEVKAKSVIIAAGGFAMNAEMVAEYTPALGQERKTKHHGTVAPYILGNPNDDGLGIKLGVSAGGVAANLDQLFITAAAYPPEILLTGIIVNKNGDRFVAEDSYHSRTSAFVLEQPEQTAYLIVDEAHMQMPEMPLIKFLDGYESIEELEKELGIPAGRVAATLERYNANAAQGVDPDFHKQPEYVAPQDTGPWAVFDLSLGRAMYSGFTMGGLTVSIDGEVLRAEGTAIPGLYAAGACACNIAQDGKGYASGTQLGEGSFFGRRAGEHAARRAPRSAGAPAR, encoded by the coding sequence ATGCAGCACATCCCGGACACCGTGCCCGTCGGCGACGTCACGTCCTGGTCCGACGAGGCCGACGTCGTGGTCATCGGGTTCGGCATCGCGGGCGGGTGCGCCGCCGTCAGCGCCGCCGCGGCCGGCGCCCGCGTCCTGGTGCTGGAGAAGGCCGCCGCAGCCGGCGGCACCACCTCGATGGCCGGCGGTCACTTCTACCTCGGTGGCGGCACCGCGGTGCAACAGGCCACCGGGCACGAGGACAGTGCCGAGGAGATGTACAAGTACCTGGTGTCGCAGTCGCGCGACCCCGAGCACGACAAGATCCGGGCCTACTGCGAAGGCAGCGTCGAGCACTTCAATTGGCTTGAGGGCCTTGGCTTCCAATTCGAACGCAGCTACTACCCGGGCAAGGTCGTGGTGCCCCCGGGCACCGAGGGGCTGTCCTACACCGGCAACGAGAAGGTGTGGCCGTTCTGCGACCAGGCCAGGCCCGCTCCGCGCGGGCACTCGGTGCCGGTGCCCGGGGAGCTCGGCGGCGCCTCGATGGTCATCGACCTGCTGCTCAAGCGTGCCGCCGAGCTCGGGGTGCAGATCCGCTACGAGACCGGGGCGACCGCGCTGGTCACCGGCGACGACGGCGCGGTCGTCGGGGTGCGGTGGAAGCACTTCACCGAAACCGGTGAGGTGAAGGCGAAGTCGGTGATCATCGCCGCGGGCGGGTTCGCGATGAACGCCGAGATGGTGGCCGAGTACACCCCCGCGCTCGGCCAGGAACGCAAGACCAAACACCACGGCACCGTCGCGCCGTACATCCTGGGCAACCCCAACGACGACGGTCTCGGGATCAAACTCGGTGTCTCGGCCGGCGGGGTGGCCGCGAACCTGGACCAGTTGTTCATCACCGCGGCGGCCTACCCGCCCGAGATCCTGCTCACCGGGATCATCGTGAACAAGAACGGCGACCGGTTCGTCGCCGAGGACTCCTACCATTCGCGCACATCGGCTTTCGTGCTCGAACAGCCCGAGCAGACGGCGTACCTGATCGTCGACGAGGCGCACATGCAGATGCCGGAGATGCCGCTGATCAAGTTCCTCGACGGCTACGAGTCCATCGAGGAACTGGAGAAGGAGCTCGGCATCCCGGCGGGCCGGGTCGCCGCGACGCTGGAGCGTTACAACGCCAACGCGGCGCAGGGCGTCGACCCCGACTTCCACAAACAGCCGGAATACGTTGCGCCGCAGGACACCGGCCCGTGGGCGGTGTTCGACCTGTCGCTGGGCCGGGCGATGTACTCCGGGTTCACCATGGGCGGGTTGACGGTGTCGATCGACGGCGAGGTGCTGCGCGCGGAGGGCACCGCGATCCCCGGCCTGTACGCCGCCGGCGCGTGCGCGTGCAACATCGCCCAGGACGGCAAGGGATACGCGAGCGGCACCCAGCTCGGCGAGGGTTCCTTTTTCGGCAGGCGGGCGGGAGAGCACGCCGCGCGGCGCGCTCCTAGGTCGGCTGGGGCTCCAGCTCGCTGA
- a CDS encoding ABC transporter ATP-binding protein/permease, giving the protein METFTPTRDWGNELWTSLWWVAQGWAYAAVATMVVLFLLVRFTTWGHQFWRITRGYFTGPESVVVWLWLAGMLLLVMTSVRLSVLFTYQGSDMMTGFQVIAGGLSSGDDAVRQSGADGFWLSMWVFAILAVLNVSLIMIDLLVTQRFMLRWRTWLTDQLTGDWLDGKAYYRARFIDSTIDNPDQRIQTDIDIFTTGVGPLPNRPNNTSGSTLLFGAVSSIASMISFTLILWNLSGPVTLPFVGFELPKAMFWIGILYILFATVIAFWIGRPIIGLSFNNEKFNAAFRYALVRLRDASEAVAFYRGELAERTGLRRRFRPIVENYKKYVNRMAGFLGWNLSITQAQELIPYIVQFSRFYNGEITLGQLSQTGAAFRAILSGLSFFRNAYDDFAGYRAAIIRLYGLVIANEEGRALPCVACEESRDGSVEIDDVEVHTPDGKQLVSPLDLTLEPGDALMITGPSGSGKTTLLRSLGKLWPYASGTIKYPMDTNQTMFLSQLPYVPLGDLRTVVAYPNNAEDVDDAALRDVLNRVALPHLVNRLDEEQDWAKVLSPGEQQRIAFARILLTKPRAVFLDESTSALDEGLELMLYQLVRAELPDTILVSVSHRSTVEQHHTRELKLLGDGRWELSELEPQPT; this is encoded by the coding sequence ATGGAAACGTTCACCCCGACTCGCGACTGGGGCAATGAGCTGTGGACCTCGCTGTGGTGGGTCGCCCAGGGCTGGGCGTACGCAGCGGTCGCCACGATGGTGGTCCTGTTCCTCCTCGTGCGGTTCACCACGTGGGGTCATCAGTTCTGGCGCATCACCCGCGGCTACTTCACCGGCCCCGAGAGTGTGGTGGTCTGGCTGTGGCTGGCCGGGATGCTGCTGCTGGTGATGACCAGCGTGCGCTTGTCGGTGCTGTTCACCTACCAGGGCAGCGACATGATGACCGGCTTCCAGGTCATCGCGGGCGGGTTGAGTTCCGGCGACGACGCGGTCCGGCAGTCCGGGGCTGACGGATTCTGGCTGTCGATGTGGGTGTTCGCGATCCTGGCGGTGCTGAACGTGTCGTTGATCATGATCGACCTGCTGGTCACCCAGCGGTTCATGCTGCGCTGGCGCACCTGGCTCACCGATCAACTGACCGGCGACTGGCTCGACGGCAAGGCGTACTACCGGGCGCGGTTCATCGACTCGACCATCGACAACCCCGACCAGCGCATCCAGACCGACATCGACATTTTCACCACCGGTGTCGGTCCGCTGCCGAACCGGCCGAACAACACCTCGGGCTCCACTCTGCTGTTCGGTGCCGTGTCGTCGATCGCCTCGATGATCTCGTTCACCCTGATTCTGTGGAATCTGTCGGGACCGGTGACCCTGCCGTTCGTCGGCTTCGAGCTGCCCAAGGCGATGTTCTGGATCGGCATCCTCTACATCCTGTTCGCCACCGTGATCGCGTTCTGGATCGGCCGGCCGATCATCGGTCTGTCGTTCAACAACGAGAAGTTCAACGCGGCGTTCCGCTACGCGCTGGTGCGGTTGCGCGACGCGTCCGAGGCGGTGGCGTTCTACCGCGGCGAGCTCGCCGAGCGCACCGGGCTCCGCCGCCGGTTCCGGCCGATCGTCGAGAACTACAAGAAGTACGTGAACCGGATGGCCGGTTTCCTGGGCTGGAACCTGTCGATCACCCAGGCGCAGGAGCTGATCCCGTACATCGTGCAGTTCTCCCGCTTCTACAACGGCGAGATCACGCTGGGTCAGCTGTCCCAGACGGGCGCCGCCTTCCGCGCGATCCTGTCGGGCCTGTCGTTCTTCCGTAACGCGTATGACGACTTCGCCGGCTACCGGGCGGCGATCATCCGTCTGTACGGCCTGGTGATCGCCAACGAAGAAGGCCGGGCCCTGCCGTGTGTGGCCTGTGAGGAATCCCGCGACGGGAGCGTCGAAATCGACGACGTCGAGGTCCACACTCCCGACGGCAAGCAGCTGGTGAGTCCGCTCGACCTCACTCTGGAACCGGGTGACGCGCTGATGATCACCGGACCGTCCGGCAGCGGGAAGACGACGCTGCTGCGCAGCCTCGGCAAGCTGTGGCCGTACGCGTCGGGCACGATCAAGTACCCGATGGACACCAACCAGACGATGTTCCTGTCCCAGCTGCCGTACGTGCCGCTGGGTGATCTGCGCACGGTAGTGGCTTACCCGAACAACGCCGAGGACGTCGACGACGCGGCGCTGCGCGACGTGCTCAACCGGGTCGCGCTGCCCCATCTGGTCAACCGGCTCGACGAGGAGCAGGACTGGGCCAAGGTGCTCTCCCCCGGCGAGCAGCAACGCATCGCGTTCGCCCGGATCCTGCTGACCAAACCCCGGGCGGTGTTCCTCGACGAGTCGACGTCGGCACTCGACGAGGGGCTGGAACTGATGCTCTACCAACTGGTCCGCGCCGAGCTGCCCGACACGATTCTGGTCAGCGTCAGCCACCGCAGCACCGTCGAGCAGCACCACACCCGGGAGCTGAAACTGCTCGGCGACGGCCGGTGGGAACTCAGCGAGCTGGAGCCCCAGCCGACCTAG